The genomic segment AAAGCTATTTTGCCAAAAAAGAAACCACCGAATCTATTGAAAACTAAGGAAACACTATGTCTATTCAAAACCGCTATGAATTTGTTTTTTTCTTTGATGTCACTAACGGCAACCCAAATGGTGACCCAGACGCAGGCAATATGCCACGTCTTGATCCTGAAACCAGTAAAGGCTTGGTCACCGATGTTTGCCTAAAACGCAAAATCCGCAATTTTATTGAGATGAGCTATGAAAACGAGGCGGGTTACGAAATCTATGTTAAAGAAAAAAGTGTTCTGAATTTACAAAACAAACGTGCTTATGAAGCATTAGGGATTGAATCGGAAGCGAAAAAACTACCAAAAGAGGAAGCCAAAGCCCGAGAAATTACCGCTTGGATGTGTAAAAACTTCTTTGATATTCGTACTTTTGGGGCAGTGATGACCACAGAAGTGAACAGCGGACAGGTGCGAGGCCCTGTACAACTGGCATTCGCTCAATCTATCGATCCAATTATTCCGCTAGAAGTATCGATCACACGAATGGCAGTGACCAACGAAAAAGATCTCGAAAAAGAACGGACTATGGGGCGTAAATATATCGTACCTTATGCACTTTATCGTGTTCACGGCTTTATCTCTGCCAAACTTGCTGAAAAAACAGGATTCTCTGATGAAGACGTGCAAAAACTTTGGCAAGCATTACAACTCATGTTTGAACACGACCGTTCTGCGGCGCGTGGCGAAATGGCGGCTCGCAAACTGATCGTATTTAAACACGATAGCGAACTAGGCAATCAACCTGCTCATAAACTGTTTGAAACAGTAAAAGTTGAACGTGTCAATGGCGAAAAAGACACGCCAGCGAAAGGCTATGATGACTACCGTATCAGCGTGCAGGCTGAAGGTTTAAATGGCGTAACTGTTGAAGAACTGCTGTAATGGACGATTTGCAACATTCTGCGGAAATTTTACCGCTTGTTCCGCCCACACTTGGCGATGACAAGCGGTTGATTTCACTTTCCGCTTTGCAACACTACGCTTTCTGCCCTCGCCAATGTGCGTTGATTCACAACGAACAGGCGTGGGCAGAGAATTTTCTTACTGCACAAGGCAAGGCATTGCACGAACGGGTGGATAGTGGTGAGCCGGAAACCCGAAAGGGCATTCGCTTTGAGCGAACGGTTCACGTTGCAGCGGAAAAATTAGGCATAAGTGGCATTTTGGATTTGGTCGAGCGAGATCTAAAAACAGGCGAGCTAAAACCTGTGGAATATAAACGTGGCAAGCCGAAACTTGAACCGATGGATGAAATCCAACTTTGCGCCCAAGCGTTATGTT from the Mannheimia haemolytica genome contains:
- a CDS encoding CRISPR-associated protein Cas4 — translated: MDDLQHSAEILPLVPPTLGDDKRLISLSALQHYAFCPRQCALIHNEQAWAENFLTAQGKALHERVDSGEPETRKGIRFERTVHVAAEKLGISGILDLVERDLKTGELKPVEYKRGKPKLEPMDEIQLCAQALCLEEMTGQTINEGALWYMQTRHRLPIIFSPELRTKTLATIAEVRSLLNSGTTPLPKYSKRCKACSLIDLCQPQLLERDRSKGYVVGVFGEKK